The genomic DNA CTTGGCAACCTGTGTAATCGCTTGTTTTGCACCTGCGCGAGCTGGGTCTAATAACACTTTATTGATCTTAAAGTCGTGCCAAAACTGAGCGGTTTCTGGCTGCTCTAGGTCACCACTAAATGCAGCAACATTAGTTAAACCATTACGCTTTGCATTGTAACTTAACTGCTGAGCCATTTCTTTCAATCCCTCAACGGCTACCACCTGTTTTACTTGCTGCGCAATCGCCAAACTAAAGTTTCCAATTCCAGAATACAGATCTAACACACAATCATCGGCTTGCAGGTCTAACCAATCCAGCGCTGTGCTAACTAAGCACTGATTCATTTGAGCATTCACTTGAATGAAATTACCTGGGCTAAAAGCAAGGCTTAGTTGCTGCTCGTTAAGCGAGTAATAACTCTCTTCCCCACACAACCATGTTTGCTGTTCCTGCTCGGCCAATACCATGGCGAGCGCATGAGCTTGGGAAAAATCTAGCAATTGCTGACGATATTTATCACTCAAGACTTGAGTCAGCCTAATTCGGCATACCGGCTGCGGCTGACAGGCGATTAACTCGATATGACCTAAGGCCACCTTTTTCGGCCAAGCTGAAACCAGCGCTTGCAAGGGCGCAATCAGCGCCGACAATTGAGCGTCCAACACTAAACAGCTATCTACCGCGACTAAACTTTTACTGGCTTTTTGGCGAAAGCCCAATTGCCAACCGGTGTTTTTATCAAACCAAGAACTTAAACGGCAGACTCGGCGGTAGGCCCACTCGCTGCCAGATAAGGTTTCTATTTCAGGAAGCTCCACATAGCCAGAAAGACGTGATAACAAGGCTGTTACCGCTTGTTGCTTATAGTGACGCTGAGCTTGTACTGATAAATGCTGAGCACTGCAGCCACCACAACGTTGATAAAAACCACAGGCTGGCTCAATCCGCTCTGGCGATGAGCTCAAACGTTTTAATAATTTTGCCGGGCCTGACTTGCCACTGGGCAAAACATCCACCCGCTCGCCGGGCAATACGCCATCAACAAAATAAGTTTGTCCTTGGCATTTCACCACTCCTTTTAAATGATGGTCTAAGTCGAGAACTTGCTGATCTCGCAAGGCCTTGATCGTGGTGGATTTAGCTTTAGCTTTAAAAAATTGCGCCATAGAAGAGACTTATTTAATCGTTGAATACAAAAAGGAACGGGCTTATGTCATCATAAGCGGTTGGAACCATGTCATTTTCCCATAAGAAACGTTTATGACCAAATATGGCTTACGCGCCCGCGTCTATATTCTCACTATTATACCTACTCTGGTCGTAGGTATCTTGTTAGCGAGCTATTTCACCTTTAATCGAAATCAACAGCTCGACAACTTTGTTATTGAACAAGGGGTTAACGTTATTGAGCCGCTAGCCATTGCCGCCGAAATTGGTCTTAGCCGTTACAATCGTGAAAAAGTGAAAGCACTAATTAGCGTGACCCATCGTAAGATGTCACCCTTAATTAAAAGTATTGCCGTATATGACAAACACAACCAATTGTTTGTTACCAGCAACTATCATCGTAATATTCGCTTATTGCAGAGCGACCCTAAACTGCCCTTGCCACAATCCACTCAAGTAGAGATCTATCCAGACAGAATCATCCTA from Agarivorans gilvus includes the following:
- the rlmD gene encoding 23S rRNA (uracil(1939)-C(5))-methyltransferase RlmD, translated to MAQFFKAKAKSTTIKALRDQQVLDLDHHLKGVVKCQGQTYFVDGVLPGERVDVLPSGKSGPAKLLKRLSSSPERIEPACGFYQRCGGCSAQHLSVQAQRHYKQQAVTALLSRLSGYVELPEIETLSGSEWAYRRVCRLSSWFDKNTGWQLGFRQKASKSLVAVDSCLVLDAQLSALIAPLQALVSAWPKKVALGHIELIACQPQPVCRIRLTQVLSDKYRQQLLDFSQAHALAMVLAEQEQQTWLCGEESYYSLNEQQLSLAFSPGNFIQVNAQMNQCLVSTALDWLDLQADDCVLDLYSGIGNFSLAIAQQVKQVVAVEGLKEMAQQLSYNAKRNGLTNVAAFSGDLEQPETAQFWHDFKINKVLLDPARAGAKQAITQVAKLSPSTVVYVSCNPATLARDAREMKQAGYRFTKLALVDMFAHTEHIETMALFER